Below is a window of Candidatus Thorarchaeota archaeon DNA.
CAGGAGTCTTGTCACTCCCAGGAGACGGCACTGGGGTCACTCCTCGAGAAGAGGTCTCATGAGGTGTCTAACCGACCTCGAGCTCTCAGTTCCCGCACGGAGGTATATATGCACCACGCAGTGATGTCCAAGATTGTCCGACTTCTGGGCAGCTGCTGCTAACCCCTTCGACATGGCACAGCCGGTCTTCCGAACAGAGAGCGAAAGGGGAAAGAGGAGTGCTTGGCACAGTGTGGTGCAAGCGCTCTCTCTATTCTGACCTCAGCGCATCAACAGGCATGAGCTTGGACGCCCTGTGCGCTGGGTACAGAGCAAACACGAGGCTCACAGACACTCCAAAGAACAGCGCAACCATGATGAGCGATGGTGTGACAATCGGAGCGAATGCCATGCCGAGTCTTCCAGACATACCCCCGGCGCCAAAGCCCGACGAGTTTCCTCCTGTAATTCCACTGACACCGACTGCAATGACGTTTCCCAGAACCGCTCCGACGACTATGCCGACAACTGCCCCAATCAGTCCGATGATGCCAGCTTCGGCAAGGAACATGGCAAGGACAGTACGTCCCTTCGCCCCGAGTGCCTTGAGTATCCCTATCTCGCGTGTCCGTTCTATCAGTGACACTATCATGATGTTCATGATCCCTACGCCGGCAACCAGAAGTGATATCCCTGCGATTCCTGCCATGAGCAGTGAGACCAGACCAAGTGCTGACGAGATGGTGGCAAGCAGTGCGGTGGGTGATGTGACAGAGACCTTGTTTGAGTACAGGGCCTTGATTGCATCAGACGTCGCCTTGACCATCGCATCACTGTGATCCATCAACCTGACAACTATCTGGTTTACGACCTCGGTGTTGAAGTATCCAACCGCCGCCTGGAGTGGAATATACACGCCATTGTCAGACGGGCCCACCCCGAAGCCTCCTATCTCCGCAAGCACCGCCACGACTGTGACTGTCTTGTTGATGTACACGAGACTGGTGCCGTTCCTTGTCGCGTACTGTAGCAGGAATGTCTGACCCACATCCACTGCGATACTGCCGTTATCGAACGGGTCGTAGATGCCATGTCCGATGACTGCCGCATCATCTGATGGGACTGCGGGTATCACACCGTGTTCTGCGACAAACGTCGAGTACAGATTTCCGTAAGTGGTGAAGTTGACACCATGCACACTGACGGTCCGAGACATGTCCTCGAAAGTCGCAGTACATGACTTTGAGAGCACGGCAGCTGAGTACTGAACATTGTCCAACGTGTTGATATAGTCGGTGTCATTCACGTAGAGACTGAAGTCGCTACTGGAGCCGAATCCCAGATACCCGGTGCTGACAATCACAGTATCAGTTGAGAATCCCTGTTGGAACTGCTTCTCAATGGCAACCTGGAATCCTTGCGTGAATGACAGCAGTGCGACAATCGCCGCAATGCCAATCACGATACCGAGCGTCGTGAGCCCGGACCTGACCTTCCTGAGCCTTATTGCTCCAAAGGCATACGCCAATGTGTCTGTTGCTCTCAACTCATCTCACCTCATCCGACACGATGCGACCGTCCCGCATCCTGATTGTTCGCCTGGTCCTGTCTGCTATCTCCTGATTGTGAGTGACCACCACCACGGTCACCTTCTTACTCTCATTCAACTCGACCACGAGGTCCATTATCTCTCCCGCAGAGACCGAGTCAACGTTCCCTGTCGGCTCGTCCATGAGAAGAAACGTGGGCTCGTTGACCAGCGCTCTGGCCACTGCCACACGCTGACGTTCTCCACCACTCAGCTCCGACGGCCTGTGATGCGTCCTGTCCGCAAGCCCAACGCTTCTCAGAGCATCTACTGCCCTCTCGGCCCGCTCCTTCTTCGGCACCCCCGATATTGCCAGTGGAAGCTCAACGTTCGCCCTTGCGTCGAGACGGGGTATCAAGTTGAACGACTGGAACACAAACCCCACTCTCATTCTCAGCTCTGCGAGTCTGTTGTCACTGAGAGTTGAAGTGTCAGTGCCTTCGATGGCCAGTGTCCCGCCAGTGGGTCGGTCCAGTGCCCCAATCATGTTCAGCAGCGTGGACTTCCCACTACCGCTCGGCCCAAGGACGGACACAAGCTCTCCTCGGTCAACATGGAACGTGACACCGCGCAGTGCCTCGACTCTCACCTTTCCCATTTGGTAGTCCTTTCTCAGATCTTCTACTTCTAAAACCGCATTCAACCGCGTACTCCTCCTTGGGAATGACCTACAATCAGATGCCCTCCTGCTTGCGCTCACCGGCAAGCCGTTCCAACCTCCTCACGAAGCTCTCCATGACCTTTGCCAGCTCGGCGGCTCTCTCCTGACCAGAGTCCTCGTCAGCTGCTTCCACTATCTGTGCAATTGCATCAAAGGCGCGCCGCATCTGCTCGGGCAGAAAACGAAACCTCTCTGGAAGGTCGAGAAATGGCAGAGACCGCCCGGACTCGAGCCTCTCTCGCATCTTGGCCACCATGTCTGACTGCTCACTCAGGAAGGCCCTGCCCAACTCCGTCAGTCTGTACTTCCTTGTCAGGTCCAAGTCGGCTAGCTCCTCAGTGAAGCCCTCCTTCAGCAGAGTCTTCAACAACGGGTAGAGCGAGCCCGGACTTGGCCTCCAACGGCCACCTGACTCATCCTCAATCTGCTTCGCAATCTCTGAACCTGACAGTGGACGCTCCTTCAGAAGCGCAAGCACTTTGTACCTCAAGAACCCCCTCGGCACATGTCCCGTGTACTTCACCCACTCGCCCAGCACGGGCGTGGGCAGCAGCTTCCTCAGGTCTCCATCAGCTGGCAGCCTCTCTTGTGAGAGATAGAGCTTGTTATCGACCTCAACAAAGGGGAGCCGGCTTCCGACTGGTGAACGAACAAGCAGCATAAAGACCGGCGGGAGACCCAGCTCCTCCGGAGCCAGCGCAGTCTCTGCAGACACCGCACCCCGTCTCTTGAAAAGCTCGATCGTGTCCCTCAGTCTCTGCTCCATGTCGAGAAACATCTTGGTCAGCCATTCCCTGTCTGAATATCGCTAGCGATATCGTTAGTGATATGATATCGCTATTGATATCGTTATAACGTCATCGGTATGCGCAGTCTGTCGCAGGCGGTGTTGTCAACCCCTCTGTTTCCAGCTCTCTGCAGTACTACGGGTTGTCTGCCAACGAGATGAAAGACCAGTAACAGCACTTGATGCCAAATGGCATCCACGATGGACCGGTACGCTCCGTGGCCTTGCCAATCTACCTGAATGTGGCAGGCCATGAGATTCCGCATCAACGAACCAGTCAAGCATAGATGCTCGCTACGTAGAGCTGCGACCTGGCGAAGGGACTATGGAGACACCTGCGGTCTTGGTTGAGAGGATAGTCATGGCCATGAGGTGACAAGCCTCACTCGTCGTGCAGAGGAGGCCGGGTCGTATGCGAACAGGGACATCAGAGCCATGGTCGGCGACCTCCTCTCTATTCCGGTCATGATGTCATGGTAGGTGACGGCGGTCGTGGTAAACTCTTCCCGGATCAAGTCCTTGGTGGACTCCATTTCGCGAGAGAGGTCCAAGAGGAATGACTGTCCGTATGAATCATGTCCTTGACCTCGCCGATCTACGGATCTCTCGGATGTCTTCTTCACAGCAGAGTAGGTCATACAGAGTGTGGTGGTCGCGTCATCATGCCTTGAGAGTTGTGCAAGCGCATAGAAACACATGCAGAGCGACTATGAGATGTGGAGATGCTCAAGACTTGTGCGCTAGAGGTCGGCCTGCACAGGACCATGCCTCGTGAATACACTTATATCGCAGATATCGCAACTCAGATGCAGTGCATGT
It encodes the following:
- a CDS encoding ABC transporter permease, giving the protein MRATDTLAYAFGAIRLRKVRSGLTTLGIVIGIAAIVALLSFTQGFQVAIEKQFQQGFSTDTVIVSTGYLGFGSSSDFSLYVNDTDYINTLDNVQYSAAVLSKSCTATFEDMSRTVSVHGVNFTTYGNLYSTFVAEHGVIPAVPSDDAAVIGHGIYDPFDNGSIAVDVGQTFLLQYATRNGTSLVYINKTVTVVAVLAEIGGFGVGPSDNGVYIPLQAAVGYFNTEVVNQIVVRLMDHSDAMVKATSDAIKALYSNKVSVTSPTALLATISSALGLVSLLMAGIAGISLLVAGVGIMNIMIVSLIERTREIGILKALGAKGRTVLAMFLAEAGIIGLIGAVVGIVVGAVLGNVIAVGVSGITGGNSSGFGAGGMSGRLGMAFAPIVTPSLIMVALFFGVSVSLVFALYPAHRASKLMPVDALRSE
- a CDS encoding ABC transporter ATP-binding protein: MGKVRVEALRGVTFHVDRGELVSVLGPSGSGKSTLLNMIGALDRPTGGTLAIEGTDTSTLSDNRLAELRMRVGFVFQSFNLIPRLDARANVELPLAISGVPKKERAERAVDALRSVGLADRTHHRPSELSGGERQRVAVARALVNEPTFLLMDEPTGNVDSVSAGEIMDLVVELNESKKVTVVVVTHNQEIADRTRRTIRMRDGRIVSDEVR
- a CDS encoding PadR family transcriptional regulator — protein: MLLVRSPVGSRLPFVEVDNKLYLSQERLPADGDLRKLLPTPVLGEWVKYTGHVPRGFLRYKVLALLKERPLSGSEIAKQIEDESGGRWRPSPGSLYPLLKTLLKEGFTEELADLDLTRKYRLTELGRAFLSEQSDMVAKMRERLESGRSLPFLDLPERFRFLPEQMRRAFDAIAQIVEAADEDSGQERAAELAKVMESFVRRLERLAGERKQEGI